The region GGGCGCAAGGGATGATCATCGCTTAAAGCGCGGGCTATTTGAGAGCAACCAGTTCCTTGCTAAGTATCCGGATATGGTACATCTCCTCCTTGATAATACCGTCAATCCTTTGCTTGCCGAGATTGTCCGGCACCGCCTCCTTCATGCCCAGATAGAAAACAATCGAATCTTTCTCGGCTGCAATGGCGGCCTTTAAAATTTCTCTCATGGATGAAAGATCGATTTCCTTTTCAAAAAAGACCCGAGTATCGGCCAAGGCCTTTAGATATAGCGTTGATTCGCCATCAGGATCGAAAACCGTCGGCTGTCTGTCCTTTGCGGTTAATTGCTTCCGCATCTCCTGAAAAGTCTTTTCGTGTCCCTCCTCCATTCCGGCAAGATCCAGTAAAAGCTTTTTGGATTCCGGATCAGAAACACCTGCGGCTGCGTCTTTATAAAACCTGGCGCCGTTTCTTTCGATTTGTGCGGCCATTGCGAATATTTCTTCGGCATTG is a window of Candidatus Desulfatibia profunda DNA encoding:
- a CDS encoding ferritin family protein, encoding MSYDFNAEEIFAMAAQIERNGARFYKDAAAGVSDPESKKLLLDLAGMEEGHEKTFQEMRKQLTAKDRQPTVFDPDGESTLYLKALADTRVFFEKEIDLSSMREILKAAIAAEKDSIVFYLGMKEAVPDNLGKQRIDGIIKEEMYHIRILSKELVALK